Proteins encoded by one window of Pseudomonas coleopterorum:
- a CDS encoding HU family DNA-binding protein yields MNKSELIDAIAASADISKATAGKALDAVIESVTGALKSGDSVVLVGFGTFSVTDRPARTGRNPQTGKALEIAAAKKPSFKAGKALKEAVN; encoded by the coding sequence GTGAACAAGTCGGAACTGATTGACGCAATCGCCGCATCTGCTGATATCTCCAAAGCTACAGCTGGCAAGGCGCTGGACGCCGTGATCGAATCCGTGACGGGTGCCCTGAAATCCGGTGATTCGGTTGTGTTGGTAGGTTTCGGTACGTTCTCCGTGACTGATCGCCCAGCGCGTACCGGTCGCAACCCGCAAACCGGCAAGGCCCTGGAAATCGCGGCTGCCAAGAAGCCCAGCTTCAAAGCCGGTAAAGCCCTGAAAGAAGCTGTCAACTAA
- a CDS encoding extracellular solute-binding protein, which translates to MMPLRALSKALSAVALCIAASVAHAAPQHALTLYDEAPKYPADFEHYDYVNPDAPKGGTFRQKGVGSFDSLNPFISKGVPADDIDLIYDTLARRSLDEPFTEYGLVAGRIEKAPDNSWVRFYLRPEARFHDGQPMRAEDVVFSFQTLMQSGSPLYRGYYADVADVVAEDPLRVLFKFKHSNNRELPLILGQLPVLPKHFWQGRDFTKGSLDIPLGSGPYKVAEVKAGRSIRYERVKDYWARDLPMNRGLFNFDVLDIEYYRDSTVALQAGKAGQFDFWLESSAKNWATAYDIPAVRERRLLREEIPNGNPTGMQGFVFNLRKPLFQDVRVREALALVFDFEWTNKQLFNGAYLRTDSYFENSEMAASGLPSPAELNILEPLRGQIPERVFDTPFSNPVTDASGMLREQQRQAYKLLQEAGWRIVDDKMVDAQGTPVKIEFLLTQADFDRVLLPYKRNLADLGIELVIRRVDVSQYVTRVRSRDFDMMVGSFAQSTSPGNEQREYWASSSADKPGSRNFMGLKDPAIDSLVEGLINASSRQDLIDHTRALDRVLLWGHYVVPNWHIKTWRVAYWNHIGHPAITPRYDIGVETWWSKPQATPAVTTTPSGTP; encoded by the coding sequence ATGATGCCCTTACGTGCCCTGAGCAAGGCCCTGAGCGCTGTCGCGCTGTGCATCGCCGCCAGCGTGGCGCACGCCGCGCCGCAGCATGCACTCACGCTGTACGACGAAGCGCCCAAATACCCTGCGGACTTCGAGCACTATGACTACGTGAACCCCGACGCCCCCAAGGGGGGTACCTTTCGCCAGAAAGGCGTGGGCAGCTTCGACAGCCTCAACCCCTTCATCAGCAAGGGTGTGCCTGCCGACGACATAGACCTGATCTACGACACCCTGGCGCGGCGGAGTCTGGACGAGCCCTTCACCGAGTACGGCCTGGTGGCCGGCCGCATCGAGAAAGCCCCGGACAACAGCTGGGTGCGCTTCTACCTGCGTCCCGAGGCGCGTTTCCACGATGGCCAGCCCATGCGCGCCGAAGACGTCGTGTTCAGTTTCCAGACCCTGATGCAAAGCGGCTCGCCGCTCTACCGAGGCTACTACGCCGATGTCGCCGACGTCGTCGCCGAAGACCCGCTGCGGGTACTGTTCAAGTTCAAGCACAGCAACAACCGGGAACTGCCGCTGATCCTCGGTCAACTGCCGGTACTGCCCAAGCATTTCTGGCAGGGCCGGGACTTCACCAAGGGCAGCCTGGACATTCCCCTGGGCAGCGGCCCCTACAAGGTCGCCGAGGTCAAGGCAGGTCGCTCGATACGCTACGAGCGGGTCAAGGACTACTGGGCACGCGACCTGCCGATGAACCGCGGGCTGTTCAACTTCGATGTGCTCGATATCGAGTACTACCGCGACAGCACCGTGGCCCTGCAAGCCGGCAAGGCCGGACAATTCGACTTCTGGCTCGAAAGCAGCGCGAAGAACTGGGCCACTGCCTACGATATCCCGGCAGTGCGCGAGCGACGCCTGTTGCGCGAGGAAATCCCCAACGGCAACCCGACCGGCATGCAAGGCTTCGTCTTCAACCTGCGCAAGCCGCTGTTCCAGGACGTGCGCGTGCGCGAGGCCCTGGCATTGGTGTTCGATTTCGAGTGGACCAACAAGCAACTGTTCAACGGCGCCTACCTGCGCACCGACAGCTATTTCGAGAACTCCGAGATGGCGGCTTCCGGCCTGCCCAGCCCGGCCGAACTGAACATCCTCGAACCGCTGCGCGGACAGATTCCCGAACGCGTCTTCGATACGCCGTTCAGCAACCCGGTCACCGACGCCAGCGGCATGCTGCGCGAGCAGCAACGCCAAGCCTACAAACTGCTGCAGGAGGCCGGCTGGCGCATCGTCGACGACAAGATGGTCGATGCCCAGGGCACACCGGTAAAGATCGAGTTCCTGCTGACCCAGGCCGACTTCGACCGGGTGCTGCTGCCCTACAAGCGCAACCTGGCGGATCTGGGCATCGAACTGGTGATCCGGCGTGTCGATGTCTCGCAATACGTCACTCGGGTGCGCTCGCGCGACTTCGACATGATGGTCGGCAGCTTCGCCCAGTCCACCTCGCCCGGCAACGAGCAGCGCGAGTACTGGGCCAGTTCCAGTGCCGACAAGCCGGGCAGCCGCAACTTCATGGGCCTCAAGGACCCGGCCATCGACAGCCTGGTGGAGGGCCTGATCAATGCCTCCTCGCGCCAGGACCTGATCGACCACACCCGCGCCCTGGACCGGGTGTTGCTATGGGGCCACTACGTGGTCCCCAACTGGCACATCAAGACCTGGCGCGTGGCGTACTGGAACCACATCGGCCACCCCGCCATCACGCCGCGCTACGACATCGGCGTGGAAACCTGGTGGAGCAAGCCCCAGGCCACGCCTGCGGTCACCACCACGCCTTCAGGGACGCCATAA
- a CDS encoding ABC transporter permease: MNLSPLNRRRFERFKANKRGWWSLWLFLVLFGLSLGAELIANDKPLAVRYDGEWYFPAFKRYPETTFGGEFPLEANYKSPYIRELLAAKQSWTLWAPIPFSYQSINYDLSVPAPAPPSAQNWLGTDDQGRDVLARVIYGFRISVLFALTLTIASSVIGVIAGALQGFYGGWVDLAGQRFLEIWSGLPVLYLLIILASFVQPNFWWLLGIMLLFSWMSLVDVVRAEFLRGRNLEYVRAARALGMQNGAIMFRHILPNAMVSTMTFMPFILTGAIGTLTALDFLGFGLPAGSPSLGELVAQGKSNLQAPWLGISAFTVLALMLSLLVFIGESARDAFDPRK; encoded by the coding sequence ATGAACCTGTCTCCCCTCAACCGACGCCGCTTCGAGCGGTTCAAGGCGAACAAGCGTGGCTGGTGGTCGCTGTGGCTGTTCCTGGTGCTGTTCGGCCTGAGCCTGGGCGCCGAGCTGATCGCCAACGACAAACCGCTCGCGGTGCGCTACGACGGCGAATGGTATTTCCCGGCCTTCAAGCGCTATCCGGAAACCACCTTCGGCGGCGAGTTTCCCCTGGAAGCCAACTACAAGAGCCCCTACATCCGTGAGCTGCTGGCGGCCAAGCAGAGCTGGACGCTGTGGGCGCCGATTCCGTTCAGCTACCAGAGCATCAACTACGACCTCAGCGTACCGGCACCGGCGCCGCCGTCCGCGCAGAACTGGCTGGGCACCGACGACCAGGGCCGCGACGTGCTCGCGCGGGTGATCTACGGCTTTCGCATCTCGGTGCTGTTCGCCCTGACCCTGACCATCGCCAGCTCGGTCATCGGGGTGATCGCCGGAGCGTTGCAAGGCTTCTATGGCGGTTGGGTGGACCTGGCCGGCCAGCGTTTTCTTGAAATCTGGTCCGGCCTGCCGGTGCTGTACCTGCTGATCATCCTGGCCAGCTTCGTGCAGCCCAATTTCTGGTGGCTGCTGGGCATCATGCTGCTGTTTTCCTGGATGAGCTTGGTGGACGTGGTCCGCGCCGAGTTCCTGCGTGGCCGCAACCTGGAATACGTGCGCGCCGCCCGCGCGCTGGGCATGCAGAACGGCGCCATCATGTTTCGCCATATCCTACCCAACGCCATGGTTTCGACCATGACCTTCATGCCGTTCATCCTCACCGGCGCGATCGGCACCCTGACCGCGCTGGATTTTCTTGGCTTCGGCCTGCCTGCTGGCTCACCGTCGCTGGGCGAGCTGGTGGCCCAGGGCAAGTCCAACCTGCAAGCGCCCTGGCTGGGCATCAGCGCCTTCACCGTGCTGGCCCTGATGCTCAGCCTGCTGGTGTTCATCGGCGAATCCGCCCGTGACGCCTTCGACCCGAGGAAATGA
- the lon gene encoding endopeptidase La, translating into MKTTIELPLLPLRDVVVYPHMVIPLFVGREKSIEALEAAMSGEKQILLLAQKNPADDDPGEGALYRVGTVATVLQLLKLPDGTVKVLVEGEQRGSVEQFLEIDGHVRAEVQLIDEVDAPDRESEVFVRTLLGQFEQYVQLGKKVPAEVLSSLNSIDEPGRLVDTMAAHMALKIEQKQEILEIIELPARVEHVLALLDAEIDLLQVEKRIRGRVKKQMERSQREYYLNEQMKAIQKELGDGEEGHNEVEELKKRIDAAGLPKDALAKATAELNKLKQMSPMSAEATVVRTYIDWLVQVPWQAQSKVRLDLARAESILDADHYGLEEVKERILEYLAVQKRVKKIRGPVLCLVGPPGVGKTSLAESIAHATNRKFVRMALGGVRDEAEIRGHRRTYIGSMPGRLIQKMTKVGVRNPLFLLDEIDKMGSDMRGDPASALLEVLDPEQNHNFNDHYLEVDYDLSDVMFLCTSNSMNIPPALLDRMEVIRLPGYTEDEKINIAIKYLSPKQIEANGLKKAEVEIEVDAIRDIIRYYTREAGVRGLERQIAKICRKVVKEHAHLKKFTVKVTPDSLDHLLGVRKFRYGLAEQQDQVGQVTGLAWTQVGGELLTIEAAVIPGKGQLIKTGSLGDVMVESITAAQTVVRSRANSLGIAADFHEKHDTHIHMPEGATPKDGPSAGVGMCTALVSALTQIPVRADVAMTGEITLRGQVLAIGGLKEKLLAAHRGGIKTVIIPEENVRDLKEIPDNIKQDLQIKPVKWIDEVLQIALQYAPEPLPDVAPEIVAKDEKRDTDSKERISTH; encoded by the coding sequence ATGAAGACAACCATCGAATTGCCTCTCCTGCCATTGCGCGATGTCGTCGTCTATCCGCACATGGTCATCCCGCTGTTTGTGGGTCGTGAGAAGTCCATCGAAGCCCTCGAGGCGGCGATGTCGGGCGAAAAGCAGATCCTTTTGCTCGCGCAAAAGAATCCCGCCGATGACGATCCAGGTGAAGGCGCCTTGTACCGTGTCGGCACTGTCGCCACCGTCCTGCAGTTGCTCAAGCTGCCCGATGGCACCGTCAAGGTGCTGGTCGAAGGCGAGCAGCGCGGCAGTGTCGAGCAGTTCCTGGAGATCGACGGCCACGTGCGTGCCGAAGTGCAGTTGATCGACGAGGTCGACGCTCCGGATCGCGAGTCCGAAGTGTTCGTACGTACCTTGCTGGGCCAGTTCGAGCAGTACGTGCAGCTGGGCAAGAAGGTTCCGGCCGAAGTGCTGTCCTCGCTCAACAGCATCGATGAGCCCGGTCGCCTGGTCGACACCATGGCCGCGCACATGGCGCTGAAGATCGAACAGAAGCAGGAAATACTCGAAATCATCGAGCTGCCTGCGCGTGTCGAACACGTGCTGGCCCTGCTGGATGCCGAGATCGACCTGCTGCAGGTCGAGAAGCGCATTCGCGGACGGGTCAAGAAGCAGATGGAGCGCAGCCAGCGCGAGTACTATCTGAACGAGCAGATGAAGGCCATTCAGAAAGAGCTGGGCGACGGTGAGGAAGGGCACAACGAAGTCGAAGAGCTGAAAAAGCGCATCGATGCCGCGGGCCTGCCCAAGGACGCCCTGGCCAAGGCCACGGCCGAGTTGAACAAGCTCAAGCAGATGTCGCCGATGTCGGCGGAAGCGACCGTGGTGCGCACTTACATCGACTGGCTGGTGCAGGTGCCATGGCAGGCGCAGAGCAAGGTGCGTCTGGACCTGGCGCGCGCTGAGAGCATTCTCGATGCCGACCACTACGGTCTGGAAGAGGTCAAGGAACGTATTCTTGAATACCTCGCCGTGCAGAAGCGGGTGAAGAAGATCCGCGGTCCGGTGCTGTGTCTGGTAGGGCCGCCGGGTGTGGGCAAGACTTCCCTGGCCGAATCCATCGCTCATGCCACCAACCGCAAGTTCGTGCGCATGGCCCTGGGTGGCGTGCGTGACGAGGCCGAGATTCGGGGTCACCGTCGCACCTACATCGGCTCGATGCCCGGTCGCCTGATCCAGAAGATGACCAAGGTGGGCGTTCGCAATCCGCTGTTCCTGCTCGACGAGATCGACAAAATGGGCAGCGACATGCGCGGCGATCCGGCCTCGGCGTTGCTGGAGGTGCTGGATCCTGAGCAGAACCACAACTTCAACGACCATTACCTGGAAGTCGACTACGATCTTTCCGACGTGATGTTCCTGTGCACCTCGAACTCGATGAACATCCCGCCGGCGCTGCTCGACCGCATGGAAGTCATCCGTCTGCCGGGCTACACCGAAGACGAGAAGATCAATATCGCGATCAAGTACCTGTCGCCCAAGCAGATCGAAGCCAATGGCCTGAAGAAGGCCGAGGTCGAGATCGAGGTCGATGCGATTCGCGACATCATCCGCTACTACACTCGCGAGGCGGGCGTGCGTGGGCTGGAACGTCAGATTGCCAAGATCTGCCGCAAGGTGGTGAAAGAACATGCGCACCTGAAGAAATTCACGGTCAAGGTCACGCCCGATTCGCTGGATCATCTGCTGGGCGTGCGCAAGTTCCGCTACGGTTTGGCCGAGCAGCAGGATCAGGTCGGTCAGGTCACCGGCCTGGCATGGACTCAAGTGGGCGGTGAGTTGCTGACCATCGAAGCGGCAGTCATCCCAGGCAAGGGCCAGTTGATCAAGACCGGTTCGCTGGGTGACGTCATGGTCGAGTCCATCACTGCGGCGCAGACGGTGGTGCGCAGCCGTGCCAATAGCCTGGGAATCGCCGCGGACTTCCACGAGAAGCACGACACGCACATCCATATGCCCGAAGGTGCGACCCCCAAGGATGGCCCGAGCGCCGGTGTCGGCATGTGCACCGCACTGGTCTCGGCGCTGACCCAGATTCCGGTACGCGCCGATGTCGCCATGACCGGCGAAATCACCTTGCGTGGCCAGGTATTGGCCATCGGCGGGCTGAAGGAGAAGTTGCTGGCGGCCCATCGTGGTGGAATCAAGACGGTAATCATCCCTGAAGAAAACGTGCGCGATCTCAAGGAAATTCCCGACAATATCAAGCAGGATCTGCAGATTAAACCTGTTAAATGGATTGACGAAGTCCTGCAAATTGCGCTGCAATACGCGCCGGAGCCCTTGCCCGATGTGGCTCCCGAGATTGTCGCCAAGGATGAGAAACGCGATACGGATTCCAAGGAACGAATCAGCACGCATTGA
- the fabI gene encoding enoyl-ACP reductase FabI, producing the protein MGFLAGKRVLIVGVASKLSIASGIAAAMHREGAELAFTYQNEKLKGRVEEFAAGWGSSADLCFPCDVASDAEIASVFKALSKKWDGLDVIVHSVGFAPGDQLDGDFTQATTREGFRIAHDISAYSFVALAKAGRDMMKGRNGSLLTLSYLGAERTMPNYNVMGMAKASLEAGVRYLAGSLGPEGTRVNAVSAGPIRTLAASGIKNFRKMLAANEAQTPLRRNVTIDEVGNAGAFLCSDLASGISGEIMYVDGGFNTTAMGDIEE; encoded by the coding sequence ATGGGTTTTCTCGCCGGTAAGCGCGTCCTGATCGTCGGTGTCGCCAGCAAACTGTCCATCGCATCCGGCATCGCTGCCGCCATGCATCGCGAGGGTGCTGAACTTGCCTTCACCTACCAGAACGAAAAGCTCAAGGGCCGCGTCGAGGAATTCGCCGCAGGCTGGGGCTCCAGCGCCGATCTGTGCTTCCCGTGCGATGTGGCCAGCGATGCTGAAATCGCCTCGGTCTTCAAAGCCCTGAGCAAGAAGTGGGACGGCCTGGACGTCATCGTTCACTCCGTCGGCTTCGCCCCGGGCGACCAGCTCGATGGCGACTTCACCCAGGCCACCACCCGCGAAGGCTTCCGCATCGCTCACGACATCAGCGCCTACAGCTTCGTGGCCCTGGCCAAGGCCGGTCGCGACATGATGAAAGGCCGCAACGGCAGCCTGCTGACCCTGTCGTACCTGGGTGCCGAGCGCACCATGCCCAACTACAACGTCATGGGCATGGCCAAGGCTTCGCTGGAAGCAGGCGTGCGTTACCTGGCCGGTTCCCTGGGCCCGGAAGGCACCCGCGTCAACGCCGTATCGGCCGGTCCGATCCGCACCCTGGCAGCCTCGGGCATCAAGAACTTCCGCAAGATGCTGGCCGCCAACGAAGCGCAGACCCCGCTGCGTCGCAACGTCACCATCGACGAGGTCGGCAACGCCGGCGCGTTCCTGTGCTCCGACCTGGCATCAGGCATCAGCGGTGAAATCATGTACGTGGACGGCGGCTTCAACACCACCGCCATGGGTGATATCGAAGAGTAA
- a CDS encoding ABC transporter ATP-binding protein: MRQDNLIEVRDLAVEFVAGESRQRVVENISFDIRRGETLALVGESGSGKSVTAHSILRLLPYPLAQHPSGTIAYNGRDLLTLPEKQLRQIRGNRIAMIFQEPMSSLNPLHNIGKQIGEVLALHKGLTGAAATQRTLQLLELVGIGEPHKRLKALPHELSGGQRQRVMIAMALANEPELLIADEPTTALDVTVQLKILELLKELQARLGMALLLISHDLNLVKRIAHRVCVMQRGRIVEQASCEELFRAPRHPYTQVLLGAEPSGAPAATRIGEPILSIDDLRVWFPIKKGFLGRTVDHVKAVDGIQFKLPRGQTLGIVGESGSGKSTLGLAIMRLIASRGSIRFQGEALDGLPQQQVRPLRKQMQVVFQDPFGSLSPRMSVSQIVGEGLRIHKIGNEAEQEQAIIAALEEVGLDPQTRHRYPHEFSGGQRQRIAIARALVLKPALILLDEPTSALDRTVQRQVVELLRSLQLKYNLTYLFISHDLAVVKALSHQLMVIRHGQVVEQGAAREIFAAPQHPYTQQLLEAAFLAPTAVD, translated from the coding sequence ATGCGCCAGGACAATCTGATCGAGGTCCGCGACCTGGCCGTCGAGTTCGTCGCCGGTGAGAGCCGCCAACGCGTGGTCGAGAACATCAGCTTCGATATCCGCCGGGGCGAAACCCTGGCGCTGGTGGGCGAAAGTGGCTCGGGCAAATCGGTGACGGCGCACTCCATCCTGCGCCTGCTGCCCTACCCGCTCGCCCAGCACCCCAGCGGCACCATTGCCTACAATGGTCGCGATCTGTTGACGCTGCCGGAAAAACAACTCAGGCAGATTCGCGGCAATCGCATCGCCATGATTTTCCAGGAGCCGATGAGCTCGCTCAACCCGCTGCACAACATCGGCAAGCAGATCGGCGAAGTGCTCGCTCTGCACAAAGGGCTGACCGGAGCAGCCGCCACCCAGCGCACCCTGCAGTTGCTGGAACTGGTCGGCATCGGCGAACCGCACAAACGGCTCAAGGCATTGCCCCACGAATTGTCAGGTGGCCAGCGTCAACGCGTGATGATCGCCATGGCCCTGGCCAACGAACCTGAATTGCTGATCGCCGACGAGCCCACGACCGCGCTCGACGTGACGGTGCAGCTGAAGATCCTCGAATTGCTCAAGGAACTGCAGGCCCGACTGGGCATGGCCTTGCTGCTGATCAGCCACGACCTGAACCTGGTGAAGAGAATTGCACACCGGGTATGTGTCATGCAGCGCGGTCGCATCGTCGAACAGGCTAGCTGCGAAGAATTGTTTCGTGCACCACGGCATCCGTACACACAGGTGCTGCTGGGGGCCGAACCCAGCGGAGCGCCTGCGGCAACGCGGATCGGCGAGCCGATTCTGTCGATCGACGACCTGCGCGTCTGGTTTCCCATCAAAAAGGGGTTTCTGGGGCGCACCGTGGATCACGTCAAGGCCGTCGATGGCATCCAGTTCAAGCTGCCCCGTGGTCAGACCCTGGGCATCGTCGGCGAAAGTGGCTCGGGCAAGTCGACGCTGGGCCTGGCTATCATGCGCTTGATCGCCAGCCGTGGCTCGATCCGCTTTCAGGGTGAGGCCCTGGACGGCCTGCCCCAGCAGCAGGTGCGCCCGCTGCGCAAGCAGATGCAGGTAGTGTTCCAGGACCCCTTCGGCAGCCTCAGCCCTCGGATGAGCGTGAGCCAGATCGTCGGCGAAGGCCTGCGAATACACAAGATCGGCAACGAAGCCGAGCAGGAACAGGCTATCATTGCCGCGCTCGAAGAGGTTGGGCTGGACCCACAGACCCGGCATCGTTACCCTCACGAGTTCTCCGGCGGGCAGCGGCAACGTATCGCCATTGCCCGGGCCTTGGTTTTGAAGCCGGCGTTGATCCTGCTGGACGAGCCCACATCGGCGCTCGACCGCACCGTTCAACGCCAGGTAGTGGAGCTGTTGCGTTCACTGCAACTGAAATACAACCTGACCTATTTGTTTATCAGCCATGACCTGGCGGTAGTCAAAGCGCTGAGCCACCAGTTGATGGTGATCAGGCACGGTCAGGTCGTCGAACAAGGGGCGGCGCGGGAGATCTTTGCCGCGCCGCAGCACCCTTATACACAGCAGCTGTTGGAAGCAGCCTTTTTGGCCCCAACGGCTGTCGATTAA
- a CDS encoding microcin C ABC transporter permease YejB: MLAYILRRLLLIIPTLLGILIINFAIIQAAPGGPVEQMIAKLEGFDGATNRIAGGGAEVAVAGSSYRGAQGLDPALVQEIEKMYGFDKPAPERLWIMIKNYARLDFGSSFFRDAKVIDLIVEKMPVSISLGLWSTLIMYLVSIPLGIAKATRHGSHFDVWTSSAIIIGYAIPAFLFAILLIVVFAGGSYLDWFPLRGLTSNNFEELSWGGKVLDYFWHLVLPVSALVIGHFATMTLLTKNSFLDEIGKQYVVTAKAKGLSNHRVLYGHVFRNAMLLVIAGFPSAFIGIFFTGSLLVEVIFSLDGLGLMSFEAAINRDYPVVFGTLFIFTLLGLVVKLIGDLTYTLVDPRIDFGHREH, encoded by the coding sequence ATGCTGGCCTACATCCTGCGCCGACTGCTGCTGATCATCCCCACCCTATTGGGGATCCTGATCATCAATTTCGCCATCATCCAGGCCGCGCCTGGCGGGCCGGTGGAACAGATGATCGCCAAGCTCGAGGGATTCGACGGCGCCACCAACCGCATCGCCGGTGGCGGCGCCGAAGTCGCGGTTGCCGGTTCCAGCTACCGCGGTGCACAGGGCCTGGACCCGGCCCTGGTGCAGGAAATCGAGAAGATGTACGGCTTCGACAAGCCGGCGCCCGAACGCCTGTGGATCATGATCAAGAACTACGCGCGACTGGACTTCGGCAGCAGCTTTTTCCGCGACGCCAAGGTCATCGACCTGATCGTGGAAAAGATGCCGGTCTCGATCTCGCTGGGCCTGTGGAGCACCTTGATCATGTACCTGGTGTCGATCCCCCTGGGCATCGCCAAGGCCACCCGCCACGGCAGCCATTTCGATGTCTGGACCAGCTCGGCGATCATCATCGGCTACGCCATTCCCGCGTTCCTGTTCGCCATCCTCTTGATCGTGGTGTTCGCCGGCGGCAGCTACCTGGACTGGTTCCCGTTGCGCGGCCTGACCTCCAACAATTTCGAGGAGCTGAGCTGGGGCGGCAAGGTACTTGATTACTTCTGGCACCTGGTGCTGCCGGTCAGCGCGCTGGTCATCGGCCACTTCGCCACCATGACGCTGCTGACCAAGAACAGCTTCCTCGACGAAATCGGCAAGCAATACGTGGTCACTGCCAAGGCCAAGGGCCTGAGCAATCATCGTGTGCTGTACGGCCATGTGTTCCGCAACGCCATGCTGTTGGTGATCGCCGGCTTCCCCTCGGCCTTCATCGGGATCTTCTTTACCGGCTCCCTGCTGGTGGAGGTGATCTTCTCCCTCGACGGTCTGGGCCTGATGAGCTTCGAGGCCGCGATCAACCGCGACTACCCGGTGGTGTTCGGCACCCTGTTCATCTTTACCTTGTTGGGGCTGGTAGTGAAACTGATCGGCGACCTTACCTACACCCTGGTCGATCCACGCATCGACTTTGGCCACCGGGAGCATTGA
- a CDS encoding SurA N-terminal domain-containing protein has translation MLQNIRDNSQGWIAKTIIGLIIVLMALTGFDAIFQAASHSQDAAKVNGDEITLNELSQATEMQRRQLMQQLGKDFDPALLDDKMLREAALKGLIDRKLLLQGAHDAKFAFSEGALDQIMLQTPEFQVDGKFSAERFDQVIRQMGYGRLQFRQMLSEEMLIGQLRAGLAGSSFVTDEQVAAFARLEKQTRDFASLTFKADPTATKVTDDEVKAHYDEHAKEFMSPDQVVIDYVELKKSSFFDQVTVKDEDLQDAYQKEIANLSEQRRAAHILIEVNDKLDDAQAKAKIEEVQARLEKGEDFAKLAKEVSQDPGSASNGGDLGFAGNGVYDPAFETALNALSKGQVSAPVRTDFGWHLIKLEDVQAPDVPTFASLKAKLTSDLKTQEVEQRFVTATKQLEDSAFEASDLGQPAQELGLKVHTSEPFGKEGGSQGVTASRAVVQAAFSPEVLEEGSNSAALELDPETMVVVRVKEHRKPEQLPLEAVAGPIRAELARQHAAAQVKAKGEALLAGLRDGKVPLAASQEGQPWKVLEAVSRGQDGIEPAELQALFRMPKPQAKDKPEFSSVTLKDGSFVVLRLDGVNEAAAPSDEEKTQYRRFLASRMGQQDFAAYRKLLETKADITKY, from the coding sequence ATGCTGCAGAACATCAGGGATAATTCCCAGGGCTGGATTGCCAAGACCATCATCGGTTTGATCATCGTATTGATGGCGCTGACCGGTTTCGACGCGATCTTCCAGGCCGCCAGCCATAGCCAGGACGCTGCAAAGGTCAACGGTGACGAGATCACCTTGAACGAACTCAGTCAGGCGACCGAGATGCAACGTCGCCAACTGATGCAACAGCTGGGCAAGGATTTCGATCCAGCCCTGCTCGACGACAAGATGCTGCGCGAAGCGGCCCTCAAGGGCCTGATCGATCGCAAGCTGCTGCTGCAAGGTGCCCATGACGCCAAGTTCGCCTTCTCCGAGGGCGCGCTCGACCAGATCATGCTGCAGACGCCTGAATTCCAGGTCGACGGCAAGTTCAGCGCCGAACGCTTCGATCAGGTCATTCGCCAGATGGGCTACGGCCGTCTGCAGTTCCGTCAGATGCTCTCCGAAGAGATGCTCATCGGCCAGCTGCGTGCCGGCCTGGCGGGCAGCAGCTTCGTGACCGACGAGCAGGTTGCCGCGTTCGCTCGCCTCGAGAAACAGACCCGTGATTTCGCTTCGCTGACATTCAAGGCGGACCCGACGGCGACCAAGGTCACCGACGACGAGGTCAAGGCGCATTACGACGAACACGCCAAGGAGTTCATGAGCCCTGATCAGGTGGTCATCGACTACGTCGAGCTGAAGAAGTCATCCTTCTTCGACCAGGTCACCGTGAAGGACGAGGATCTCCAGGACGCCTACCAGAAAGAGATCGCCAACCTGTCCGAGCAGCGTCGTGCCGCGCACATTCTGATCGAGGTCAACGACAAGCTCGATGACGCGCAGGCCAAGGCCAAGATCGAGGAAGTGCAGGCACGTCTGGAGAAGGGTGAGGACTTTGCCAAGCTGGCCAAGGAAGTCTCCCAGGATCCAGGGTCGGCCAGCAATGGCGGTGACCTCGGTTTCGCCGGCAATGGCGTGTACGACCCGGCGTTCGAAACCGCGCTCAATGCCCTGAGCAAGGGCCAGGTTTCGGCGCCGGTGCGCACCGATTTCGGCTGGCACCTGATCAAGCTTGAAGACGTGCAGGCTCCGGACGTACCGACCTTCGCCAGCCTCAAGGCCAAGCTGACCAGCGACCTGAAGACTCAGGAAGTTGAACAGCGCTTCGTGACCGCCACCAAGCAACTGGAAGACTCGGCGTTCGAAGCCTCGGACCTGGGGCAGCCTGCGCAGGAGTTGGGCCTCAAGGTCCACACGTCCGAGCCGTTCGGCAAGGAAGGCGGCAGCCAGGGCGTGACTGCCAGCCGTGCCGTGGTGCAGGCCGCATTCAGCCCTGAAGTGCTGGAGGAGGGTTCCAACAGCGCTGCGCTGGAGCTGGACCCGGAAACCATGGTTGTGGTGCGCGTGAAGGAGCATCGCAAGCCTGAGCAACTGCCGCTGGAAGCGGTGGCCGGACCGATTCGCGCCGAGCTGGCCCGGCAGCATGCTGCGGCCCAAGTGAAGGCCAAGGGCGAAGCGCTGCTGGCCGGTCTGCGCGACGGCAAGGTGCCGCTGGCGGCCAGTCAGGAAGGTCAGCCCTGGAAAGTGCTGGAGGCGGTCAGCCGCGGCCAGGACGGTATCGAGCCGGCCGAGCTGCAGGCACTGTTCCGCATGCCCAAGCCGCAAGCCAAGGACAAGCCCGAGTTCAGCAGCGTGACGCTGAAGGACGGTAGCTTCGTGGTTCTGCGCCTGGACGGCGTGAACGAAGCTGCGGCGCCTAGCGATGAAGAGAAGACCCAGTACCGCCGCTTCCTGGCGTCGCGCATGGGGCAGCAGGATTTCGCGGCGTACCGCAAGCTGCTGGAAACCAAGGCGGACATCACCAAGTATTGA